The Deltaproteobacteria bacterium genome segment ATCAGAGAGTTTGCAGCCGATCTCAGTGAATTGATTGAAAGTAGAAAACACAAAATAGACAAATTTATTAAGGAGCCTCTTCCTAAAGCAATAGAAGAAGAAATTAGAGATTGTCAAAACTCAAAAAACTTAACGTATCTTTACACACAAGATATCGAAAGAAAAATTGATAAGATTCTTCTTTCATTCTCAAGATAAACTTCTGGCTTCTTCATGTCCTGCCTCCTGCGCTATAGGCTGCGCGCACGGTGTGCCACGTAGTTACGAAGCACTTTATCCATTAAAGACTGCCAACCTTGGCCTGTAGATTTGAAATAACTCACAACCTCTGGACTATAGCGTACCGATACGAGAAGTTTTTTATTTTCAGATTTTGGTCGCCCACGCAAAGTGCGTAGAGGAAGCATAGCCTTAAGTTGTTTTCGCGTGAGGGGTTGTACATCAGGGTCTCGCTTCGCTGCTGCGATAATCGATTTGTCTTCTTTTGCGCTAGGCAAAAGAATGGTCTTTTTCTTAGAAGTTTTCGACATAGTGCTTTACCTCGCGACGAGTTGCACGGCGTAGGCTGATGATTCTGCGTACCTCACCACGATCTACGAACGCTACATAGTAAAGAATATAAATCTCCTCCGTCACCGATTTAATTAATCTTAGCCCAAAGAAAGTTGTCTAATTCATCAAAGTTGTCAGCGCGCATGACAGGG includes the following:
- a CDS encoding BrnA antitoxin family protein, which codes for MSKTSKKKTILLPSAKEDKSIIAAAKRDPDVQPLTRKQLKAMLPLRTLRGRPKSENKKLLVSVRYSPEVVSYFKSTGQGWQSLMDKVLRNYVAHRARSL